A stretch of the Aminipila terrae genome encodes the following:
- a CDS encoding beta strand repeat-containing protein: MVFNKNIWKIFFIIATVIIASVCIPRYGEITAYASDDITLSVANTNVSGGFGPGYGTELVSGEAGSTSNNPGIEVYFRDKQTEKKAGVVNTIDLGSMTANASIGYGFFHARPGEITTNYADFSTIFTKDLIIHKTDDSNFSLKEIKFFQEGGPMDLVVEGYLNGIKQGEKVYSVDIAANAYVQHPLAENPTAFSNIDEVRVTGKNYNGTSDYDHILDSGFLLFNSITVADPILPKTTHSAIFCVGDADSHNVLGGATVTIGSQSQITSNTDGTATLPGLSDGTYSYTITKSGYETYTGSITITGANATVYPNLTQTAAATYTANFHIVNAGGSPLQGATVTLNGYTQVTTDANGDAAITGVSSGTGIAYTAKAAGYADKTGTIDVSTGNVNTTVQFMAPATYTANFHIVNVGGYPIQGATVTLNGYTQATTDANGDAAITGVSSGTGIAYTAKAAGYADKTGTIDVSTGNVNTTVQFITAATYTANFHIVNEGGYPIQGATVTLNGYTQVTTDANGDAAINGVSAGTGIAYTAKAAGYADKTGTIDVSTGNVNTTVQFITPATYTANFHIVNAGGFPIQGATVTLNGYTQVTTDANGDAAIMGVSAGTGIAYTAKAAGYADKTGTIDVGTGNVNTTVQFITAATYTANFHIVNEGGYPIQGATVTLNGYTQVTTDANGDAAITGVSAGTGIAYTAKAAGYADKTGTIDVSTGNVNTTVQFTTAATYTANFHIVNVGGSPIQGATVTLNGYTQVTTDANGDAAITGVSSGTGIAYTAKAAGYADKTGTIDVSTGNVNTTVQFITAATYTANFHIVNEGGYPIQGATVTLNGYTQVTTDANGDAAITGVSVGTGIAYTAKAAGYADKTGTIDVSTGNVNTTVQFITAVYTVTYMNNYKDTDTSVNTTQAAIGTSKIAAPVPPVRSGYTFGGWYTEKTCTTGWNFKNNTVIGNMTLFAKWSTNPLPTYTVSYNSNGATSGSVPADNNNYTSGSSIQVKGNVGSLAKAGYTFGGWELNGKTYNPGQSFNMSGDITLSAVWTPVPITYTVTYKDNHDGAEII, encoded by the coding sequence ATGGTTTTCAATAAGAACATATGGAAAATATTTTTTATCATAGCTACCGTAATAATCGCTTCAGTATGTATTCCGCGCTACGGGGAGATCACTGCTTATGCATCAGATGATATAACTCTGTCGGTAGCCAATACAAATGTATCAGGTGGATTTGGTCCAGGCTATGGTACAGAATTGGTTAGTGGAGAGGCTGGAAGTACTTCAAATAATCCAGGAATTGAAGTATATTTCAGGGATAAACAAACAGAAAAAAAGGCTGGGGTGGTTAATACCATAGATTTAGGTTCAATGACAGCAAATGCAAGTATTGGATATGGTTTCTTTCATGCTCGACCTGGAGAAATAACAACCAACTATGCAGATTTTTCAACGATATTTACCAAGGATTTGATTATTCACAAAACGGATGATAGTAACTTTAGTCTGAAAGAAATAAAATTCTTTCAAGAAGGTGGTCCAATGGATCTGGTAGTGGAGGGATACTTAAACGGAATAAAACAAGGTGAAAAAGTATATTCGGTGGATATAGCCGCAAATGCTTATGTTCAGCATCCTTTAGCAGAAAATCCAACTGCATTTAGCAATATTGATGAGGTACGGGTTACAGGAAAGAACTATAATGGAACTTCAGATTACGATCATATTTTGGACAGTGGTTTTTTGTTATTTAACAGCATAACAGTGGCAGATCCTATATTGCCGAAGACAACCCACAGTGCAATTTTTTGTGTTGGGGATGCAGACAGTCATAATGTATTAGGAGGCGCCACAGTAACCATAGGAAGTCAGTCTCAGATAACCAGTAATACAGATGGGACAGCCACTTTGCCTGGACTTAGTGATGGAACGTATTCGTATACTATAACCAAGAGTGGATATGAGACCTACACAGGAAGTATAACCATAACAGGGGCAAATGCAACAGTATATCCAAATCTAACCCAGACTGCAGCAGCAACTTATACAGCAAACTTCCATATTGTAAATGCAGGGGGATCACCTTTACAGGGAGCCACAGTAACCCTGAACGGATATACCCAGGTAACGACGGATGCAAACGGAGATGCAGCTATAACGGGAGTATCATCAGGAACAGGTATAGCCTATACAGCCAAAGCAGCAGGCTATGCAGACAAAACAGGAACCATTGATGTGAGTACAGGCAACGTAAATACAACGGTGCAATTTATGGCTCCGGCAACTTATACAGCGAACTTCCATATTGTAAATGTAGGGGGATATCCTATACAGGGAGCCACAGTAACTCTGAATGGATATACTCAGGCAACGACGGATGCAAACGGAGATGCAGCTATAACGGGAGTATCATCAGGAACAGGTATAGCCTATACAGCCAAAGCAGCAGGCTATGCAGACAAAACAGGAACCATTGATGTGAGTACAGGCAACGTAAATACCACGGTGCAATTTATCACTGCGGCAACCTATACAGCGAACTTCCATATCGTAAATGAAGGGGGATATCCTATACAGGGAGCCACAGTAACCCTGAACGGATATACCCAGGTAACGACGGATGCAAACGGAGATGCAGCTATAAACGGAGTATCAGCAGGAACAGGTATAGCCTATACAGCCAAAGCAGCAGGCTATGCAGACAAAACAGGAACCATCGATGTGAGTACAGGCAATGTAAACACCACGGTGCAATTTATCACTCCGGCAACTTATACAGCGAATTTCCATATCGTAAATGCAGGGGGATTCCCTATACAGGGAGCCACAGTAACTCTGAATGGATATACCCAGGTGACAACGGATGCAAACGGAGATGCAGCCATAATGGGAGTATCAGCAGGAACAGGTATAGCCTATACAGCCAAAGCAGCAGGCTATGCAGACAAAACAGGAACCATTGATGTGGGCACAGGCAATGTAAATACCACGGTGCAATTTATCACTGCGGCAACCTATACAGCGAACTTCCATATTGTAAATGAAGGGGGATATCCTATACAGGGAGCCACAGTAACCCTGAACGGATATACCCAGGTAACGACGGATGCAAACGGAGATGCAGCTATAACGGGAGTATCAGCAGGAACAGGTATAGCCTATACAGCCAAAGCAGCAGGCTATGCAGACAAAACAGGAACCATTGATGTGAGTACAGGCAACGTAAATACCACGGTGCAATTTACCACTGCGGCAACCTATACAGCAAACTTCCATATTGTAAATGTAGGGGGATCACCTATACAGGGAGCCACAGTAACCCTGAACGGATATACCCAGGTAACAACGGATGCAAACGGGGATGCAGCCATAACGGGAGTATCATCAGGAACAGGTATAGCCTATACAGCCAAAGCAGCAGGCTATGCGGACAAAACAGGAACCATCGATGTGAGCACAGGCAATGTAAACACAACGGTGCAATTTATCACTGCGGCAACCTATACAGCGAACTTCCATATCGTAAATGAAGGAGGATATCCTATACAGGGAGCCACAGTAACTCTGAATGGATATACTCAGGTGACAACGGATGCAAACGGAGATGCAGCTATAACGGGAGTATCAGTAGGAACAGGTATAGCCTATACAGCCAAAGCAGCAGGATATGCGGACAAAACAGGAACCATCGATGTGAGTACAGGCAACGTAAATACAACGGTGCAATTTATCACTGCGGTTTATACCGTAACCTACATGAATAATTACAAGGATACAGATACATCAGTCAATACCACTCAGGCTGCCATTGGCACGAGTAAGATAGCTGCGCCTGTCCCGCCTGTAAGAAGCGGATATACTTTTGGAGGCTGGTATACTGAAAAGACCTGCACTACCGGGTGGAACTTTAAGAATAATACAGTCATAGGTAATATGACCCTTTTTGCAAAATGGTCGACAAATCCATTGCCTACATACACGGTAAGTTATAACAGTAATGGAGCAACATCAGGAAGTGTGCCAGCTGATAACAATAACTATACTTCTGGCAGCAGCATACAGGTGAAAGGAAACGTGGGAAGCCTTGCAAAGGCAGGATATACTTTTGGAGGCTGGGAATTAAACGGAAAAACTTATAACCCAGGACAGAGCTTTAATATGTCAGGTGATATTACTTTAAGTGCAGTTTGGACTCCAGTTCCAATTACATACACCGTTACTTATAAGGACAATCATGATGGGGCGGAAATTATATGA
- a CDS encoding S-layer homology domain-containing protein — MTISNITAGRILTRPSNPGWGSYQFVGWYKESFCVNLWNFDSDTVAANTTLYAKWVASTYSVSGKVVDDQASPAPIDGASVKVMQGNIEFGSVTTDSNGNFSVGGISNGIYNLVVTKGEQKITECITVNGSNVIYNENIIFPSGSKNAKLDVIGADTPNVVVDHLNAIFTPADNEAIASGSAVEIKLTVQKNENSASKVTVEAAMSSGGYSKGTILDVDIIKTITYSNGAAAESVVTAINTPIKLIIPLPTELQGKTDYVLYRAHDYGSGVVADAITTTANGNGESIQISSDKTYMTAYLKYFSTYAIAYTSSNNSDSGSSSHSKSGSASSTSKPEVITNTGLPYYVDDKGNKIFIGFAKDVNGKVKYIAPTGKTVLFADNDKSFTDISSHWAKGDINFVTERELFLGTSNKVFSPDKGMTRAMFATVLGRLYERSYGAVAVTSRSSFSDVESTSYYSGYVEWAAENNIISGLGNGKYEPNRQITREEMAAMLYRFAGFMDSSSKSSGLQLSYMDSAAISKWAADAAAYCEQTGIITGREGRKFAPKGTATRAEVAAILERFIENTIK, encoded by the coding sequence ATGACCATAAGTAATATCACAGCAGGGAGAATTTTGACCAGGCCTTCCAATCCTGGGTGGGGCAGCTATCAGTTTGTTGGTTGGTATAAAGAGTCTTTCTGTGTAAACTTATGGAATTTTGATTCAGATACGGTAGCAGCTAATACAACTCTATATGCCAAATGGGTAGCAAGTACGTATAGTGTCAGTGGTAAGGTAGTAGATGATCAAGCTTCGCCGGCACCTATAGATGGAGCATCCGTAAAGGTTATGCAGGGTAATATAGAATTCGGCAGTGTCACCACAGACAGCAATGGAAACTTTAGCGTAGGGGGTATTTCAAATGGTATATATAATTTAGTTGTGACTAAGGGGGAACAGAAAATAACTGAATGCATTACAGTAAATGGAAGTAATGTTATTTATAATGAAAATATTATATTTCCAAGCGGCAGTAAAAACGCTAAATTGGATGTAATTGGAGCAGATACACCAAATGTAGTAGTAGATCACTTAAATGCCATTTTTACTCCAGCAGATAATGAAGCTATTGCCAGTGGCAGTGCAGTTGAAATTAAGTTAACTGTACAAAAAAACGAGAATTCAGCAAGTAAGGTGACTGTAGAAGCTGCCATGAGTTCTGGAGGATATTCAAAGGGAACAATCCTTGATGTAGATATAATTAAGACCATAACTTACAGCAATGGTGCGGCAGCGGAGTCGGTTGTGACAGCAATTAATACGCCAATTAAGCTCATTATTCCCCTTCCCACAGAACTACAGGGTAAAACAGATTATGTACTATATCGGGCCCATGACTATGGAAGCGGAGTTGTAGCAGATGCAATCACTACCACTGCCAACGGAAATGGCGAGTCTATCCAGATCAGCAGCGATAAAACTTATATGACGGCATATTTGAAGTATTTCAGTACCTATGCCATAGCGTATACAAGCAGCAATAATTCTGACTCTGGTTCATCATCGCATTCCAAATCAGGCTCTGCTTCTTCAACAAGTAAGCCTGAGGTAATAACAAATACCGGCTTGCCATACTATGTAGATGACAAAGGAAATAAAATCTTTATTGGTTTTGCAAAGGATGTAAATGGGAAAGTTAAGTATATTGCACCAACGGGAAAGACGGTACTATTTGCGGACAATGACAAATCTTTTACAGATATATCGTCACACTGGGCAAAAGGTGATATTAATTTTGTCACAGAAAGAGAATTATTTCTCGGTACTTCAAATAAAGTATTCTCACCAGATAAGGGAATGACAAGAGCAATGTTTGCAACTGTTTTAGGAAGATTGTATGAACGTTCATACGGAGCAGTAGCTGTTACGAGCAGGAGCAGCTTTAGTGATGTAGAGAGCACATCTTACTATTCAGGATATGTGGAATGGGCAGCTGAGAATAACATAATCAGCGGACTTGGAAATGGTAAATATGAGCCAAACCGCCAGATTACCAGAGAAGAAATGGCAGCAATGCTTTATCGTTTTGCAGGCTTCATGGATTCATCCTCAAAGTCTTCCGGTTTACAATTAAGTTATATGGATTCTGCTGCTATTTCCAAGTGGGCAGCAGATGCGGCAGCTTATTGTGAACAGACAGGAATTATTACAGGGCGTGAGGGAAGAAAGTTTGCACCAAAAGGAACTGCAACGAGAGCAGAAGTAGCAGCCATTCTGGAGCGATTCATAGAAAATACAATAAAATAA
- a CDS encoding MFS transporter gives MIAPIAGAAILRIAEWRETFWILALIGVLTLITGILYEETLPKSKRYDGNPVSSLTRLLTVGKNVGFSTFLFICAVLAAPYMAYVTVSSYIYQNYFCLNAQTYSYFFAFNSALAILGPVIYIRSIGKISAYTFSWACFVISLASGICVLTLGDYSPWIFLLSYLPFTLVESAIRPFSTNILLDQQSDDIGSASSLINAVHTILGSIGMSLGSLAWGNMIHGLGIIMVSSSVIAIGMWIILLRSTITLKYLKD, from the coding sequence ATGATTGCACCTATTGCAGGAGCTGCTATTTTACGTATAGCAGAATGGAGAGAAACCTTCTGGATTCTGGCATTAATAGGAGTCCTTACATTAATAACAGGAATACTTTATGAGGAAACATTACCAAAGTCAAAACGCTATGATGGAAATCCGGTCAGCTCTCTGACGCGCCTGCTGACAGTTGGAAAGAATGTGGGATTCAGCACGTTCCTTTTTATTTGTGCAGTGTTGGCAGCTCCATATATGGCTTATGTGACGGTATCCTCTTACATATATCAGAATTATTTTTGTCTAAATGCACAAACATACAGCTACTTCTTTGCGTTTAACTCTGCATTAGCTATATTAGGGCCGGTCATTTATATACGTTCTATAGGGAAAATATCTGCTTATACCTTCTCCTGGGCCTGTTTTGTCATATCCTTAGCCAGTGGAATCTGTGTATTAACCCTCGGAGATTATTCCCCATGGATCTTTCTTCTTTCATATCTTCCATTTACCTTAGTTGAAAGTGCAATCCGTCCTTTCAGTACCAATATTCTACTGGATCAGCAAAGTGATGACATTGGCTCTGCATCTTCACTAATTAATGCAGTTCATACTATATTAGGAAGTATTGGCATGTCACTGGGTTCTTTAGCCTGGGGTAACATGATTCATGGTCTGGGAATTATTATGGTTTCCTCTTCTGTGATTGCTATAGGCATGTGGATTATCCTATTGAGAAGTACGATAACATTAAAATACTTAAAAGATTAA
- a CDS encoding S8 family peptidase, whose protein sequence is MNSQLLAVKLIKGRCILIPDDVLYSPDIVDFTIRKNAYYAPLILNNPNLITSHTVADTYVICYVNVNNFTEMMDYMGSDFINSISNVFGLTDRAALEDSGIIQVQDQPYLNLKGNNVLIGFVDTGIDYTQKVFQYEDGSSKIKFIYDQTIPGTPPAGFPLGTEYTNEQINAALLSDAPYEIVPHRDTAGHGTFLASIAAGRAADDYIGAAPDSEIIMVKLKKSYPFYLDNYLVPAKQENAFSSTSVMLGVEYILQKAAELNRPVVICIGLGSNYDSHDGESLLEDYLFNTCSLPGVCTCISVGNESQARHHFFQQITQNDVPVNIDIKTGENAGDIFVIITNKYSDRISVSARSPTGEIISRIPAKAGRTYTTQLVLEPSKISVSYYFPVGGSGNQATIIKIRNATPGIWTIVVYGDIVIDGKINAWLPLTGFVSPTVGFLSFTPYTTITSPAINLGPIRCGAYNSYNNSLYPKSSWGPTRHSPNVPDFVAPGYQVGGYYPTGYGTMDGTSVAAAITSGACALMLQWGIVEGNDLGFSTPIIRTYLIRGCRRSDLIKYPNVQWGYGTLDLMQSFIVMRQL, encoded by the coding sequence TTGAATTCTCAGCTACTGGCAGTGAAACTAATCAAAGGGAGGTGCATTCTTATACCAGATGATGTTTTATATTCACCAGATATTGTTGACTTCACTATAAGAAAAAATGCTTATTACGCACCACTTATACTTAACAATCCAAATCTGATTACCAGCCATACAGTTGCAGATACCTATGTCATATGCTATGTTAACGTAAACAACTTTACAGAAATGATGGACTATATGGGCTCAGATTTTATAAATAGTATTTCAAATGTTTTTGGACTCACAGACCGGGCTGCTTTGGAGGATTCTGGCATCATACAGGTGCAGGACCAGCCTTATCTTAACCTGAAGGGAAACAACGTGTTAATTGGATTTGTCGACACAGGTATTGATTATACCCAGAAGGTCTTTCAATATGAAGATGGCAGCAGTAAAATAAAATTTATTTATGATCAGACGATTCCTGGCACACCGCCAGCTGGCTTTCCTCTGGGAACAGAATATACAAATGAGCAGATTAATGCGGCCTTGCTTTCTGATGCTCCTTATGAAATAGTCCCTCACAGAGACACCGCAGGCCATGGTACATTTTTGGCATCTATAGCCGCAGGCCGTGCTGCTGACGATTATATTGGCGCAGCTCCTGATTCTGAAATCATTATGGTAAAACTAAAAAAGTCATATCCATTTTATCTTGATAATTATTTAGTTCCTGCAAAACAGGAAAATGCATTTTCATCCACGTCTGTTATGCTGGGTGTTGAGTACATTTTACAGAAAGCCGCTGAACTTAACAGGCCGGTAGTCATATGTATCGGGCTGGGCTCCAACTATGACAGCCATGACGGAGAATCCCTCCTGGAAGATTATTTATTTAACACATGCAGCCTTCCAGGAGTTTGTACGTGTATCTCAGTTGGTAATGAAAGCCAGGCAAGGCATCATTTTTTTCAGCAAATTACCCAAAATGATGTTCCCGTAAATATCGACATCAAAACGGGTGAAAATGCGGGAGATATATTTGTTATAATTACCAACAAATACAGTGACCGGATTTCAGTTTCTGCACGTTCACCCACAGGAGAAATCATCAGCCGTATTCCAGCCAAGGCAGGACGCACATATACCACGCAGTTAGTATTGGAGCCCTCCAAAATCAGCGTTTCTTATTATTTCCCAGTGGGAGGCAGTGGAAATCAGGCTACTATAATTAAAATACGAAATGCTACTCCAGGCATATGGACCATTGTTGTTTATGGCGATATTGTCATCGATGGTAAGATTAATGCCTGGTTACCGTTAACAGGCTTTGTTTCACCCACCGTAGGATTTCTATCTTTTACTCCTTATACCACCATTACATCTCCTGCCATTAATTTAGGACCTATACGTTGCGGTGCATATAACAGTTATAATAACAGCCTTTACCCAAAGTCCTCCTGGGGACCCACCAGGCACTCACCCAATGTACCAGATTTTGTTGCACCGGGCTATCAAGTTGGCGGTTACTACCCTACGGGGTATGGTACCATGGACGGTACCAGCGTGGCCGCTGCTATTACCTCTGGAGCCTGTGCATTAATGCTTCAATGGGGAATTGTAGAAGGTAACGATTTAGGATTCAGCACGCCTATTATAAGAACCTATCTGATTCGTGGATGCCGTCGAAGCGACTTAATAAAATATCCTAACGTGCAATGGGGATATGGCACTCTGGACTTAATGCAGTCCTTTATTGTCATGCGACAATTATAA
- a CDS encoding winged helix-turn-helix transcriptional regulator — MFKSGNQCPCVDPCPISSALRLIGGKWKIRIICSLNTDGTTRYNELKRKINDISNTMLATTLKELEEDGLIVRTQFMEIPPHVEYSITDACAELIPIIDSLGAWVYHLNENKKKD; from the coding sequence ATGTTTAAATCTGGAAATCAGTGTCCCTGTGTAGACCCATGTCCTATATCTTCCGCATTAAGGCTGATAGGAGGAAAGTGGAAAATCCGTATTATCTGTTCATTGAATACAGATGGAACGACAAGATACAATGAATTAAAAAGAAAAATTAATGACATTTCTAACACAATGCTGGCAACAACATTAAAGGAGCTAGAGGAAGATGGTTTGATTGTCAGGACCCAGTTTATGGAGATTCCTCCCCATGTAGAATACAGTATAACTGACGCATGTGCAGAACTGATTCCAATTATAGATAGTCTGGGAGCCTGGGTGTATCACTTAAATGAGAATAAGAAAAAGGACTAA
- a CDS encoding S8 family peptidase, giving the protein MDDDILYSPDVVDFMIRKSALYTPRILEHPGLIAVHSVGIYYVCYAKQKDYLEIVTFMGNDFINTVPTVMGLLDRESLESSGIIQVQQQPYLNLNGANVLIGFVDTGIDYTLDVFRNEDGTSKIKFIYDQSIPGTPPADFPLGTEYTNEQINSALASDTPYEIVPHIDVDGHGTFLASIAAGRPVDNFIGAAPDSEIIMVKLKKTYPFYLDRFCVPVEQENAFSATSVMLGVQYILQKAEELNRPVVICVGLGSNYDSHDGYGIFSEYLYNISNNPGVCLCVAVGNETQARHHYFQQFSLAGTPETIDIMVGDNAGDIFVLVANTISDRISVSVRSPTGELVSRVTPRSGFTFSSQLVLERSQITVTYYYPLEGSGDQITIVRILDATPGIWTITAYGDIVVDGTINAWLPLTGFVSPTVEFLSSTPYNTITSPGNAPGGVHCGAYNSIRNSLYPNSSWGSTRLPLDLPDLVAPGYQVGGYYPSGYGTMDGTSVATAITSGACALMLQWGIVEGNDLGFSTPLIRAYLIRGCSRTDVMQYPNPQWGFGTLNLLQTFFYMREL; this is encoded by the coding sequence TTGGATGATGATATCCTTTATTCCCCGGATGTTGTAGATTTTATGATAAGAAAAAGTGCTTTGTATACACCCCGTATATTAGAACACCCAGGGCTTATTGCGGTTCACTCTGTGGGCATATATTATGTTTGTTATGCAAAACAAAAAGATTATCTGGAAATAGTCACCTTTATGGGTAATGATTTTATTAATACCGTACCAACTGTAATGGGGCTCCTTGATCGTGAAAGCCTGGAGTCTTCTGGCATTATACAGGTCCAACAGCAGCCATACCTGAACCTCAATGGTGCAAACGTGTTAATAGGATTTGTAGATACAGGAATCGACTATACTTTAGATGTTTTTCGAAATGAAGATGGAACCAGTAAAATAAAATTCATATATGACCAGAGTATCCCAGGAACTCCTCCTGCTGACTTTCCTCTGGGGACAGAATACACAAATGAGCAGATTAACAGCGCTTTAGCTTCTGATACACCCTATGAAATAGTTCCTCATATAGATGTAGATGGCCATGGTACATTTTTAGCTTCTATAGCGGCAGGCCGTCCTGTTGATAATTTTATAGGGGCTGCACCTGACTCAGAAATCATCATGGTTAAATTAAAGAAAACATACCCTTTTTATCTTGACCGTTTCTGTGTTCCAGTGGAACAGGAAAATGCTTTTTCAGCTACTTCGGTTATGCTGGGAGTACAATACATTTTGCAGAAAGCAGAAGAACTTAACCGTCCAGTGGTTATATGTGTCGGACTTGGTTCCAACTACGACAGCCATGATGGCTATGGAATCTTCTCAGAATATCTATATAATATTTCCAATAATCCTGGAGTATGCCTTTGTGTTGCAGTGGGAAATGAAACTCAGGCAAGACATCATTATTTCCAGCAGTTTTCTTTAGCAGGGACTCCAGAAACCATTGATATAATGGTAGGTGACAATGCCGGTGATATATTTGTTCTTGTGGCAAATACAATCAGTGACCGAATTTCAGTTTCTGTGCGTTCACCTACAGGTGAACTGGTGAGCCGAGTGACTCCTAGATCCGGATTTACTTTCAGTTCCCAGCTTGTGCTGGAACGTTCCCAAATTACTGTAACTTACTATTATCCACTGGAAGGCAGCGGGGATCAGATAACAATAGTCCGGATTCTGGATGCTACTCCAGGCATTTGGACCATAACCGCTTATGGGGACATCGTGGTAGATGGTACTATCAATGCCTGGCTTCCATTAACTGGTTTTGTATCTCCAACTGTTGAATTTTTATCATCAACACCGTATAATACTATAACCTCTCCCGGAAATGCTCCCGGTGGCGTGCACTGTGGTGCTTACAACAGCATCCGGAACAGCCTTTATCCAAACTCTTCCTGGGGCTCCACCAGGTTACCATTAGATTTACCCGATTTAGTAGCTCCCGGTTATCAGGTGGGAGGATACTATCCTTCCGGATACGGTACCATGGACGGTACAAGTGTAGCAACAGCAATTACTTCTGGGGCCTGTGCATTAATGCTTCAATGGGGAATTGTAGAAGGTAATGACCTTGGTTTCAGTACCCCTCTGATTAGAGCATATTTAATAAGAGGCTGTAGCCGCACTGATGTAATGCAATATCCAAATCCTCAATGGGGCTTTGGAACATTAAACTTATTACAGACATTCTTTTATATGCGTGAATTATAA
- a CDS encoding DMT family transporter, whose product MTSQLKADLMLLLVVSCWGFSFYLTDISCATLDTFTLNAFRFIIAFAVAVLLAFPKLRSISVQTLSYSLLLGLILSIMYATMTFGIKNTVLSNSGFLCGLTVIFTPLLSCFIYRKPPEKKLMLVAGMCVLGIALLTLTNGFQINQENLKGDLLCILCGLFYAIDLIITEKAVSYQEVNAFQLGVLQLGITGGISLILAFLLESPHLPPTPKIWVAVLFLAIFCTGVAFIVQAIAQQYTSATHVGVINSLEPVFAGIVAYFFAGDILSPKSYLGAALMVTGLIIMEINFSDFHLMYKKIIKIKEELKNDPK is encoded by the coding sequence ATGACATCGCAGTTAAAAGCAGATTTGATGCTTCTTCTAGTAGTATCCTGTTGGGGGTTTTCTTTTTACCTTACTGATATAAGTTGTGCCACATTAGATACCTTTACCTTAAATGCCTTTCGATTTATCATCGCTTTTGCCGTTGCGGTTCTTTTAGCATTTCCAAAGCTTCGTAGTATATCAGTTCAGACATTGAGTTACAGTTTATTACTGGGGCTCATTCTTTCAATCATGTATGCAACTATGACCTTCGGAATCAAAAATACGGTTTTATCTAATTCTGGATTTCTTTGTGGCCTTACCGTTATTTTTACACCCCTTCTTTCCTGTTTTATTTATCGAAAACCACCTGAGAAAAAACTGATGCTGGTAGCAGGTATGTGCGTGCTAGGTATTGCACTACTCACATTAACTAATGGCTTTCAAATCAACCAGGAAAATTTAAAGGGAGATTTACTCTGTATTTTATGTGGTCTTTTTTATGCTATAGACCTTATCATTACAGAGAAAGCAGTATCATACCAGGAGGTTAATGCCTTTCAATTAGGTGTTTTACAATTAGGTATTACTGGGGGAATCAGTCTTATTCTTGCATTTTTGTTAGAAAGCCCCCATCTTCCTCCCACGCCTAAAATCTGGGTTGCTGTACTATTCCTTGCTATTTTCTGTACAGGTGTAGCTTTTATAGTCCAGGCAATTGCACAACAATATACCAGTGCAACCCATGTAGGAGTTATCAATTCTCTGGAGCCTGTGTTTGCCGGAATTGTAGCCTATTTTTTTGCAGGAGATATTCTCTCTCCTAAATCTTATTTAGGTGCTGCTTTAATGGTTACAGGGTTGATTATAATGGAAATTAATTTTTCAGATTTTCACCTAATGTATAAAAAAATAATAAAAATTAAGGAGGAACTAAAAAATGACCCTAAATGA
- a CDS encoding MFS transporter has translation MKNHKIHPDKETILLVPQKYLGSKGLILFISLMGMFIPLSIDLYLPAMPAMTDYFDTTATMVNLTLIAFYFFFAIGVIIFGPFSDKYGRKAILILCLIFYTAGSIASALSASILQLILFRVFQSLGAGGIMAISTAMIKDCFSGKLKSKVLAIVQAMGY, from the coding sequence ATGAAAAATCACAAAATACACCCAGACAAGGAAACCATATTATTGGTACCACAAAAATATCTGGGCTCAAAAGGCCTTATACTATTTATTTCTTTAATGGGGATGTTCATACCACTCTCCATTGATTTGTATCTTCCCGCCATGCCTGCCATGACGGATTATTTTGACACAACAGCTACAATGGTCAATCTGACGCTTATTGCCTTTTATTTCTTTTTTGCAATTGGAGTAATCATATTTGGACCTTTTAGTGATAAGTATGGTCGAAAAGCAATCCTTATTTTATGTCTCATTTTCTACACTGCCGGAAGTATAGCTTCTGCTTTGTCCGCCTCCATACTACAGTTAATCCTCTTCCGAGTATTTCAATCATTAGGAGCTGGAGGGATTATGGCTATTTCAACAGCCATGATAAAAGATTGTTTCTCTGGGAAGTTGAAAAGTAAGGTCCTTGCTATTGTACAAGCCATGGGGTACTAG